In Pseudomonas fluorescens, the following are encoded in one genomic region:
- a CDS encoding efflux transporter outer membrane subunit, whose amino-acid sequence MHPPPRFAVLLCLGMVAGCAVGPDYSKPSVELPEHFSAQTSKALGAANADLAAWWNAFNDPILSQLINRALEQNLDLAQATARIEQARAGLGAANAALLPSATVNGQAARARQSLETPLGQVLNSDPSYNRYGSAYEANLNAGWELDVFGGLRRGKEAAFADYQASQAGAIATRLAVVAQTADLYISIRGLQARLEIARHQVATRQQLLTTIEHLYAKGLAAELQLNQTQGALNQAQATVPVLQAGLDAAMNALDVMLGKAPGTYSAQLTKPAPIPDVPGLTDMGAPADLLRRRPDLIVAERRLAASSARIGEAMSEYYPKLSVAALLGSATSVSSANLFSNGASQASAALGLRWRLFDFGRINAQIDLAKGQEAEALAAYRQSVLRACEDVESAVSARINREQQSTRLVQGESAYAKARATSFVAYEKGVVSLIEVLDADEHLLAASDGRAQAQTESARAAVATFKALGGGWQRDDSDARVVSKRAGTRMFFPDPGISKELQ is encoded by the coding sequence ATGCACCCTCCTCCTCGTTTCGCCGTCTTACTGTGTTTGGGTATGGTTGCAGGTTGCGCAGTGGGGCCCGACTACTCAAAACCCAGCGTGGAATTGCCCGAGCATTTCTCGGCGCAAACGTCCAAGGCACTGGGCGCCGCAAATGCCGATCTCGCCGCTTGGTGGAACGCATTTAATGACCCGATACTCAGTCAGCTGATAAATCGAGCACTTGAACAGAACCTCGATTTAGCCCAGGCAACCGCAAGGATCGAGCAGGCTCGCGCCGGTTTGGGCGCGGCTAACGCAGCCCTCCTGCCGTCGGCTACCGTCAACGGCCAAGCGGCCCGAGCCCGTCAGTCATTGGAGACTCCGTTGGGCCAAGTGCTGAATTCAGACCCTTCCTATAATCGCTACGGCAGTGCCTATGAAGCGAATCTGAATGCCGGCTGGGAGCTGGATGTGTTTGGCGGGTTGCGCCGAGGTAAAGAAGCCGCCTTCGCCGATTATCAGGCCTCGCAAGCCGGAGCGATTGCCACACGCCTGGCAGTGGTCGCACAGACAGCCGATCTTTACATCAGCATCCGTGGCCTTCAAGCACGCCTGGAAATTGCCCGGCATCAAGTAGCCACGCGACAACAACTGCTCACCACCATCGAACACCTCTACGCAAAAGGACTGGCAGCTGAACTGCAGTTGAACCAGACCCAAGGAGCGCTGAATCAAGCGCAGGCAACCGTGCCGGTACTGCAAGCTGGCCTTGATGCGGCAATGAACGCGCTAGATGTCATGCTGGGCAAGGCACCGGGCACTTATAGCGCGCAGTTGACCAAGCCAGCGCCTATCCCTGATGTGCCAGGCCTCACGGACATGGGTGCTCCGGCCGACCTGCTGCGTCGGCGTCCAGACTTGATCGTCGCTGAGCGCCGTCTTGCGGCATCCAGCGCGCGCATCGGAGAAGCCATGTCCGAGTACTACCCCAAACTGTCTGTGGCTGCGCTGCTCGGCAGTGCTACATCGGTATCCAGCGCAAACCTGTTCAGCAACGGCGCCAGTCAGGCTTCGGCGGCACTGGGATTACGCTGGCGGCTGTTCGATTTTGGCCGCATCAACGCTCAAATTGATTTGGCGAAAGGCCAAGAAGCCGAAGCCTTGGCCGCTTACCGCCAGTCCGTTCTGCGGGCCTGCGAAGATGTGGAAAGCGCTGTTTCGGCACGGATCAACCGCGAGCAACAATCGACACGACTCGTCCAGGGCGAGTCGGCGTATGCGAAAGCCCGAGCGACGTCGTTTGTCGCCTATGAAAAAGGCGTGGTCAGCCTGATCGAAGTGCTGGATGCCGATGAACACCTTTTAGCGGCATCTGATGGCAGAGCCCAGGCACAAACTGAATCGGCTCGCGCTGCAGTGGCCACGTTCAAAGCATTGGGAGGTGGCTGGCAGCGAGACGACTCAGATGCTCGCGTTGTCTCAAAAAGAGCGGGAACTCGAATGTTTTTTCCTGATCCAGGGATATCGAAAGAACTCCAATAA
- a CDS encoding TetR/AcrR family transcriptional regulator: MNQPSVSSPSARGPADHDIRDQIVAAANEHFSQYGYGKTTVSDLAKAIGFSKAYIYKFFESKQAIGNAICTNCLTEIVVAVEQAINVDGISPTERFRRLVKTVIATGVSLFFNDRKLYDIAAFAASERWPSSQGYDAQIKSFVLQIVREGRELGEFERKTPLDETVEAIHLALRPFINPLLLQYNLDLVEEAPSLISNLVLRSLMP, translated from the coding sequence ATGAATCAGCCATCCGTTTCTTCGCCCAGCGCCCGTGGCCCAGCCGATCACGACATTCGAGACCAGATTGTTGCGGCGGCCAACGAGCATTTCAGTCAGTACGGTTACGGCAAAACAACGGTTTCTGACCTAGCCAAGGCCATCGGTTTTTCCAAGGCTTACATCTACAAGTTCTTTGAATCCAAGCAGGCGATTGGTAACGCTATCTGTACCAATTGCCTGACTGAAATCGTTGTGGCAGTGGAGCAGGCCATCAATGTAGACGGCATCTCGCCGACTGAACGTTTTCGGCGCCTGGTCAAAACCGTAATCGCTACTGGTGTGAGCCTGTTCTTTAACGACCGTAAACTCTACGACATCGCAGCGTTCGCCGCGTCGGAGCGCTGGCCCAGCTCACAAGGCTATGACGCTCAGATCAAGAGCTTCGTGTTGCAAATCGTGCGTGAGGGGCGTGAGCTCGGCGAGTTTGAACGCAAGACACCGCTGGACGAGACGGTAGAGGCGATTCATCTCGCTCTGCGGCCCTTCATCAATCCTCTGCTATTGCAGTACAACCTCGATTTAGTTGAAGAAGCCCCTTCTCTCATCTCCAATCTTGTTCTGCGCAGCCTGATGCCTTAA
- the uvrB gene encoding excinuclease ABC subunit UvrB → MSEFQLVTRFEPAGDQPEAIRLMVEGIEAGLAHQTLLGVTGSGKTFSIANVIAQVQRPTLVLAPNKTLAAQLYGEFKAFFPNNAVEYFVSYYDYYQPEAYVPSSDTFIEKDASINDHIEQMRLSATKALLERKDAIIVTTVSCIYGLGSPETYLKMVLHVDRGDRLDQRELLRRLADLQYTRNDMDFARATFRVRGDVIDIHPAESDFEAIRIELFDDEVESLSAFDPLTGEVIRKLPRFTFYPKSHYVTPRETLMGAVEGIKVELQERLEYLRSNNKLVEAQRLEQRTRFDLEMILELGYCNGIENYSRYLSGREAGAAPPTLYDYLPADALLVIDESHVSVPQVGAMYKGDRSRKETLVEYGFRLPSALDNRPMRFDEWERISPQTIFVSATPGNYEAEHAGRVIDMVVRPTGLVDPQIEIRPALTQVDDLLSEISKRVALEERVLVTTLTKRMAEDLTDYLADHGVRVRYLHSDIDTVERVEIIRDLRLGTFDVLVGINLLREGLDMPEVSLVAILDADKEGFLRSERSLIQTIGRAARNLNGRAILYADRITGSMERAIGETERRRDKQIAFNLANGITPKGVFKDVADIMEGATVPGSRSKKRKGMAKAAEENARYEAELRSPGEIAKRIKALEEKMYALARDLEFEAAAQMRDEIGKLRERLITV, encoded by the coding sequence ATGTCTGAATTCCAGCTAGTCACCCGTTTCGAGCCCGCCGGCGATCAGCCGGAAGCCATCCGCCTGATGGTCGAGGGCATCGAAGCCGGGCTGGCGCACCAGACGCTGCTCGGTGTGACCGGCTCGGGCAAGACCTTCAGCATCGCCAACGTGATCGCCCAGGTGCAGCGCCCGACCCTGGTGCTGGCGCCGAACAAGACCCTGGCGGCGCAGTTGTACGGTGAGTTCAAGGCGTTCTTCCCGAACAACGCGGTGGAATATTTCGTTTCCTACTACGACTACTACCAGCCGGAAGCCTACGTGCCGTCCTCGGACACCTTCATCGAGAAAGACGCCTCGATCAACGACCACATCGAGCAGATGCGTCTGTCGGCGACCAAGGCCTTGCTTGAGCGCAAGGACGCGATCATCGTCACCACGGTGTCCTGTATCTACGGCCTGGGCAGCCCGGAAACCTATTTGAAGATGGTGTTGCACGTGGATCGCGGCGACCGGCTCGATCAGCGTGAATTGCTGCGACGCCTGGCCGACCTGCAATACACCCGCAACGACATGGATTTTGCCCGTGCGACCTTCCGCGTGCGTGGCGATGTGATCGATATCCACCCGGCGGAATCCGATTTCGAGGCGATCCGCATCGAGCTGTTCGACGATGAAGTGGAAAGCCTGTCGGCATTCGATCCGCTGACCGGTGAAGTCATTCGCAAACTGCCGCGCTTCACCTTCTACCCGAAGAGCCACTACGTGACGCCACGGGAAACCCTGATGGGCGCGGTCGAAGGCATCAAGGTCGAGTTGCAGGAGCGCTTGGAATACCTGCGCTCCAACAACAAACTGGTGGAAGCCCAGCGCCTGGAGCAACGCACCCGTTTCGATCTGGAGATGATCCTCGAACTGGGTTACTGCAACGGCATCGAAAACTACTCGCGCTATCTGTCCGGCCGCGAAGCCGGCGCGGCGCCACCAACCCTTTACGATTACCTGCCGGCCGATGCCTTGCTGGTGATCGACGAATCCCACGTCAGCGTTCCGCAGGTTGGCGCCATGTACAAGGGCGACCGCTCGCGCAAGGAAACCCTGGTCGAATACGGTTTCCGCCTGCCTTCGGCCCTGGACAACCGGCCGATGCGTTTTGATGAGTGGGAACGCATCAGCCCACAGACGATTTTCGTCTCGGCGACCCCGGGCAACTACGAAGCCGAACACGCTGGCCGCGTCATTGACATGGTGGTGCGCCCGACCGGGCTGGTGGACCCACAAATCGAGATTCGCCCGGCACTGACCCAGGTCGACGACTTGCTGTCGGAAATCAGCAAGCGCGTCGCTCTGGAAGAGCGGGTGCTCGTCACCACGCTGACCAAGCGCATGGCCGAGGATTTGACCGATTACCTGGCCGACCACGGCGTGCGCGTGCGTTACCTGCACTCGGACATCGACACCGTGGAGCGGGTCGAGATCATCCGCGATTTGCGTCTGGGCACCTTCGATGTGTTGGTGGGGATCAACCTGCTGCGCGAAGGCCTGGACATGCCGGAAGTCTCGCTGGTGGCGATCCTCGATGCCGACAAGGAGGGTTTCCTGCGTTCCGAGCGCTCGCTGATCCAGACTATCGGCCGGGCGGCGCGTAACCTCAATGGCCGGGCGATTCTCTATGCTGACCGCATTACCGGTTCCATGGAGCGTGCGATTGGCGAAACCGAGCGCCGTCGCGACAAGCAGATTGCCTTCAACCTGGCCAACGGCATCACCCCCAAAGGTGTGTTCAAGGACGTCGCCGACATCATGGAAGGCGCCACCGTGCCCGGTTCGCGCAGCAAGAAGCGCAAGGGCATGGCCAAGGCTGCCGAGGAAAACGCCAGGTACGAAGCGGAATTGCGCTCGCCGGGCGAGATCGCCAAGCGTATCAAAGCCCTGGAAGAGAAGATGTATGCGTTGGCGCGTGATCTGGAGTTTGAAGCCGCGGCGCAGATGCGCGATGAGATTGGCAAGTTGCGGGAGCGGTTGATCACTGTTTGA
- a CDS encoding amino acid aminotransferase: MSLFSAVEMAPRDPILGLNEAFNADTRTNKVNLGVGVYCNEEGRIPLLRAVVEAETIRAAQHVSRGYLPIDGIAAYDQAVQKLLFGNDSPLIAAGRVITTQAVGGTGALKIGADFLKQLLPNAVVAISDPSWENHRALFETAGFPVQNYRYYDAATHDVNRTGMLEDLNALPNGSIIVLHACCHNPTGVDLSPADWKNVLEVVKAKGHVPFLDMAYQGFGDGIDEDAAAVRLFAESGLTFFASSSFSKSFSLYGERVGALSIVSESKEESARVLSQVKRVIRTNYSNPPTHGASVVAAVLNSPELRAQWEAELAEMRLRIRGMRTQMVDLLAQKAPQRDFSFVGRQCGMFSYSGLTVEQVHRLRNEFGIYALDTGRICVAALNQSNIKVVTDAIVQVI; the protein is encoded by the coding sequence ATGAGCCTGTTCTCCGCTGTCGAAATGGCACCACGCGATCCAATCCTGGGCCTCAACGAAGCATTCAACGCCGATACCCGGACCAACAAAGTCAACCTGGGAGTCGGTGTTTACTGCAACGAGGAGGGGCGAATTCCACTCCTGCGCGCCGTTGTCGAAGCCGAAACCATTCGCGCCGCTCAACACGTTTCCCGTGGCTACCTGCCAATCGACGGTATCGCCGCCTACGACCAGGCTGTGCAGAAATTACTGTTCGGCAATGATTCGCCGCTGATCGCTGCCGGCCGCGTGATCACCACCCAGGCCGTTGGCGGTACTGGCGCACTGAAAATCGGTGCCGACTTCCTCAAGCAACTGCTGCCGAACGCCGTCGTGGCGATCAGCGACCCGAGCTGGGAAAACCACCGCGCCCTGTTCGAAACCGCCGGTTTCCCGGTGCAGAACTACCGTTACTACGACGCCGCGACCCACGACGTGAACCGTACCGGCATGCTGGAAGACCTGAACGCGCTGCCAAACGGCTCGATCATCGTGCTGCACGCCTGCTGCCACAACCCGACCGGCGTGGACCTGAGCCCGGCGGACTGGAAAAACGTCCTGGAAGTCGTTAAAGCCAAAGGCCACGTGCCGTTCCTCGACATGGCCTACCAGGGCTTTGGCGATGGCATCGACGAAGATGCCGCTGCCGTACGCCTGTTCGCTGAGTCGGGCCTGACTTTCTTCGCTTCCAGCTCGTTCTCCAAGTCGTTCTCGCTGTACGGCGAGCGCGTTGGCGCCCTGTCGATCGTCAGCGAATCGAAAGAAGAAAGCGCGCGCGTGTTGTCGCAAGTCAAACGCGTGATCCGCACCAACTACTCCAACCCGCCGACCCACGGTGCCAGCGTTGTCGCTGCGGTGCTGAACAGCCCGGAACTGCGCGCCCAGTGGGAAGCCGAACTGGCCGAAATGCGCTTGCGCATTCGTGGCATGCGCACCCAGATGGTCGACCTGCTGGCACAAAAAGCGCCTCAGCGCGATTTCAGCTTCGTCGGTCGTCAGTGCGGCATGTTCTCCTACTCCGGCCTGACGGTTGAGCAAGTTCACCGTCTGCGCAACGAGTTCGGCATCTACGCCCTGGACACCGGCCGCATCTGCGTGGCTGCGCTGAACCAGAGCAACATCAAGGTTGTGACGGACGCTATCGTCCAGGTCATCTGA
- a CDS encoding efflux RND transporter permease subunit, producing the protein MSGFNLSALAVRERSITLFLILLISVGGLYAFFKLGRAEDPAFTIKQMTVVTAWPGATAREMQDQVVEKLEKRMQELRWYDRTETFTRPGLAFTTVYLLDSTPPSAVQEEFYQARKKVLDEQKGLPSGVIGPMVNDEYSDVTFALYALKAKGEPQRLLVREAESLRQRLLHVAGVKKVNIIGEQAERIFVELSYERLATLGISARDIFSALNTQNMITPAGSVEAKGPQVFIRLDGAFDDLQKIRNTPLTVQGRTLKLSDVAEVKRGYEDPATFLVRNNGEPALLLGVVMRDGWNGLDLGKSLDAEARAINEQMPLGMSLAKVTDQAVNIGASVNEFMVKFFAALGVVLLVCFLSMGWRVGVVVAAAVPLTLAAVFIVMAATGKDFDRITLGSLILALGLLVDDAIIAIEMMVVKMEEGYDRIKASAYAWSHTAAPMLSGTLVTAIGFMPNGFAKSTAGEYTANMFWIVGIALITSWVVAVVFTPYLGVKLLPQIKVPEGGHTAIYGTPNYQRFRRLLGSVIRRKGLVATSVVGLFVVAILGMGVVKKQFFPTSDRPEVLVEVQMPYGTSIEQTDVAAAKVEAWLAQQSEARIVTAYIGQGAPRFYLAMAPELPDPSFAKIVVLTANQQEREALKLRLRQAAADGLAPEARVRVTQLVFGPYSPYPVAFRVMGADPALLRDIAAQVREIMTASPMMRTVNTDLGERAPALHLTLDQDRLQAFGLTSSDVAQQLQFLLTGVPVTEVREDIRAVQVVARSAGETRLDPSKIAAFTLTGAQGQRVSLSQVGVVDVRMEEPILRRRDRTPTITVRGDVAEGLQPPDVSNALITQLQPIIEKLPAGYRIEFAGSIEESGKANKALLPLFPIMIALMLLTIIIQVRSMSAMMMVFATAPLGLIGVVPILLLFQQPFGINALVGLIALSGILMRNTLILIGQIHSNEQAGLSPYNAVVEATVQRARPVILTALAAMLAFIPLTHSVFWGTLAYTLIGGTFAGTVLTLVFLPAMYALWFKIKPEPAHELAANTHVA; encoded by the coding sequence ATGAGCGGCTTCAATCTTTCGGCGCTGGCCGTACGCGAGCGCTCAATCACCCTGTTTTTGATCCTGCTGATTTCTGTGGGTGGGTTGTACGCCTTCTTCAAACTGGGGCGTGCGGAAGACCCCGCATTCACCATTAAACAAATGACGGTGGTCACTGCCTGGCCTGGGGCGACGGCCCGGGAGATGCAAGACCAGGTGGTAGAAAAGCTGGAAAAACGCATGCAGGAACTGCGTTGGTACGATCGGACCGAGACCTTTACCCGACCCGGCTTGGCATTCACCACGGTTTATCTGCTCGATAGCACGCCGCCCTCAGCCGTCCAGGAGGAGTTTTACCAGGCGCGCAAGAAAGTCCTGGATGAGCAGAAGGGGTTGCCGTCTGGGGTGATCGGCCCGATGGTCAATGATGAGTATTCCGATGTCACCTTCGCGCTCTATGCGCTCAAGGCCAAGGGTGAGCCGCAACGACTGTTGGTGCGCGAAGCCGAGAGCTTGCGCCAGCGTCTGCTGCATGTGGCGGGTGTGAAGAAGGTCAACATCATCGGTGAACAGGCCGAGCGCATTTTTGTCGAGCTGTCCTACGAGCGTCTGGCGACGCTGGGCATTTCCGCACGAGACATCTTCAGTGCGTTGAACACGCAGAACATGATAACGCCGGCCGGCTCGGTTGAAGCGAAGGGCCCACAGGTTTTCATCCGCCTGGATGGCGCGTTTGATGACCTGCAGAAGATTCGTAATACCCCACTGACGGTGCAGGGCAGAACCCTCAAGTTGTCCGATGTGGCTGAGGTCAAACGCGGTTATGAGGACCCCGCGACGTTCCTGGTACGCAACAACGGCGAGCCGGCACTGTTGCTCGGCGTGGTCATGCGCGACGGCTGGAACGGCCTGGATTTGGGGAAGTCGCTGGACGCTGAGGCCAGAGCGATCAACGAGCAGATGCCTTTGGGCATGAGCCTGGCCAAGGTCACGGATCAGGCGGTGAATATTGGCGCCTCCGTCAACGAGTTCATGGTGAAGTTTTTTGCTGCCTTGGGCGTGGTGCTGCTGGTGTGTTTTCTCAGCATGGGCTGGCGTGTTGGCGTTGTGGTTGCCGCGGCGGTGCCGCTGACCCTGGCGGCCGTGTTCATTGTCATGGCGGCCACGGGCAAAGACTTCGATCGAATTACCCTGGGCTCGTTGATTCTGGCGCTGGGACTGCTGGTGGACGATGCAATCATTGCCATTGAAATGATGGTGGTGAAGATGGAGGAGGGCTACGACCGAATCAAGGCCTCCGCTTATGCCTGGAGCCACACGGCCGCGCCGATGTTGTCGGGGACGTTGGTGACGGCGATCGGCTTTATGCCCAACGGTTTTGCCAAGTCGACCGCTGGTGAGTACACCGCGAACATGTTCTGGATCGTTGGCATTGCGCTGATCACTTCCTGGGTGGTGGCCGTGGTGTTTACCCCTTACTTGGGCGTCAAACTGCTGCCGCAGATCAAGGTGCCTGAAGGCGGGCATACGGCGATTTACGGTACGCCGAACTACCAGCGTTTCAGGCGTCTGCTGGGCAGTGTGATCCGCCGCAAAGGCCTGGTGGCGACATCCGTCGTGGGCTTGTTTGTTGTTGCGATTCTGGGCATGGGCGTGGTCAAGAAGCAGTTCTTCCCAACGTCCGACCGGCCTGAGGTGCTGGTCGAGGTGCAGATGCCTTACGGCACCTCTATCGAGCAGACTGATGTGGCGGCGGCCAAGGTCGAGGCGTGGTTGGCTCAGCAGTCGGAAGCCAGGATCGTCACCGCTTACATTGGCCAGGGCGCGCCGCGCTTCTACTTGGCGATGGCCCCTGAACTGCCCGATCCATCCTTCGCAAAAATCGTCGTCCTGACGGCGAACCAGCAAGAGCGTGAGGCGCTCAAGCTCCGCCTCAGACAAGCCGCGGCCGATGGCTTGGCGCCTGAAGCCCGGGTGCGGGTGACGCAGTTGGTATTTGGTCCTTATTCACCGTATCCGGTGGCTTTCCGGGTGATGGGAGCCGACCCCGCGTTGTTGCGAGATATCGCCGCGCAGGTGCGTGAGATCATGACCGCCAGCCCCATGATGAGGACCGTCAATACCGACTTGGGCGAGCGCGCACCGGCACTTCATCTCACGCTGGATCAGGATCGCCTGCAAGCGTTCGGCTTGACCTCGAGCGACGTCGCGCAACAGTTGCAATTCCTGCTCACGGGGGTGCCTGTCACCGAGGTGCGCGAGGACATTCGTGCGGTTCAGGTGGTGGCTCGCTCCGCTGGGGAGACGCGTCTGGATCCGTCGAAAATTGCCGCCTTCACGCTGACCGGCGCCCAAGGGCAGCGCGTGTCGCTGTCCCAGGTAGGGGTGGTGGATGTGCGCATGGAGGAGCCCATTCTGCGACGTCGTGATCGTACGCCGACGATAACCGTGCGCGGTGACGTGGCTGAAGGTCTTCAGCCTCCCGACGTTTCCAACGCCTTGATAACGCAGTTGCAGCCCATCATCGAAAAACTGCCGGCTGGCTACCGGATTGAGTTTGCCGGCTCGATCGAGGAGTCGGGTAAAGCGAACAAGGCATTGCTGCCGTTGTTCCCGATCATGATCGCGCTGATGTTGCTGACCATCATTATTCAGGTGCGCTCGATGTCGGCAATGATGATGGTGTTCGCCACCGCGCCTTTGGGCCTGATTGGTGTGGTGCCAATTCTGCTGCTGTTCCAGCAGCCGTTCGGGATCAACGCCTTGGTGGGATTGATTGCCTTGTCAGGGATTCTGATGCGCAACACGCTGATCCTCATTGGCCAGATTCACTCCAATGAGCAAGCCGGCCTGTCGCCTTACAACGCTGTGGTCGAAGCCACTGTGCAGCGCGCGAGGCCCGTGATTCTCACTGCGTTGGCAGCGATGTTGGCGTTCATTCCGCTGACCCATTCGGTGTTCTGGGGAACGCTGGCCTACACCCTGATTGGCGGTACGTTTGCCGGCACCGTGCTGACCTTGGTGTTCCTGCCAGCGATGTACGCCCTCTGGTTCAAGATCAAGCCGGAGCCCGCGCATGAGCTTGCAGCGAACACTCATGTTGCTTGA
- a CDS encoding efflux RND transporter periplasmic adaptor subunit, with the protein MIQRPHLSFIFIGLLPFALAACNEATPADPRLQMPLVRIGVVQPSSPAARVFTGIVAARVQSDLGFRVPGKVLERLVDAGQSVKRGQPLMRIDANDLTLTARAQQEAVLAATARARQASDDELRYRDLVSVGAVSASAYAGFKAAADSAKAQLNAAQAQADVAKNATGYSTLLADADGVVVDTLAEPGQVVGAGQVVVRVAHSGQREAVIQLPETLRPALGSAATVELYGQHQTAGKARLRQLSDSADQQTRTFEARYVLEGALSNATLGSTISVVIADTDVADTKELQVPMGALYDAGKGPGVWVVDGEPEQVAWRPIKVRSLNNEASVRVTGDLQVGDRVVALGAHLLNEGEKVRTELADAPQNSVVEVSR; encoded by the coding sequence ATGATCCAGCGCCCCCACCTGTCATTCATTTTCATTGGCTTGTTGCCGTTTGCCCTAGCGGCCTGCAACGAGGCCACGCCTGCAGATCCTCGTCTCCAGATGCCCTTGGTGCGCATTGGTGTGGTTCAACCCTCATCACCTGCGGCACGGGTATTCACCGGTATCGTCGCGGCTCGAGTTCAGAGCGATCTCGGTTTTCGGGTACCTGGGAAGGTCTTGGAGCGTTTGGTGGATGCTGGGCAGAGTGTCAAGCGCGGGCAGCCCCTCATGCGTATCGATGCCAACGACCTGACGCTGACCGCTCGGGCACAGCAGGAAGCGGTACTGGCCGCCACGGCCCGAGCTCGGCAGGCCTCCGATGACGAGCTTCGCTACCGTGATCTGGTGTCCGTCGGAGCGGTATCTGCTTCAGCTTACGCAGGGTTCAAAGCGGCCGCCGACTCGGCGAAAGCCCAACTCAACGCTGCCCAAGCCCAGGCTGATGTGGCGAAAAACGCGACCGGTTATTCGACGTTGCTGGCGGATGCTGACGGGGTGGTAGTGGATACCTTGGCGGAGCCGGGGCAGGTGGTTGGCGCAGGTCAGGTGGTGGTGCGTGTTGCCCATTCAGGGCAGCGCGAGGCCGTGATCCAGTTACCCGAGACGCTACGTCCTGCGCTGGGCTCGGCGGCGACGGTTGAGCTATACGGCCAGCACCAGACTGCAGGTAAAGCGCGTTTGCGCCAGTTGTCCGACTCTGCCGACCAACAGACCCGAACGTTTGAAGCGCGTTATGTGTTGGAGGGGGCGCTCTCCAACGCCACTCTGGGTTCGACGATCTCAGTGGTTATCGCTGACACGGATGTTGCTGATACCAAGGAATTGCAGGTGCCCATGGGGGCCCTCTACGACGCCGGTAAAGGCCCGGGGGTCTGGGTGGTGGACGGGGAACCGGAGCAGGTGGCATGGCGCCCGATCAAGGTTCGCAGCCTGAATAATGAGGCCAGCGTGCGCGTGACGGGTGATCTGCAGGTGGGTGATCGTGTTGTCGCATTGGGTGCTCACTTGCTGAATGAGGGTGAGAAGGTCAGGACTGAACTCGCTGATGCTCCGCAAAATTCAGTGGTTGAGGTAAGTCGATGA